A single window of Variovorax sp. RA8 DNA harbors:
- a CDS encoding DUF488 family protein, N3 subclade, which translates to MHSLISQTPASRQLRPQYAAGTLLVKRARDSISGDDGLRILVDRLWPIGMTKRRVGADLWLREAGPSIALNRCHCHFLTSSGWASFSRRYRAELAQREDLLCLLDDLLCRSRLTLLSDTSDVIHSNAAVLRDVLNERRARADAR; encoded by the coding sequence GTGCACTCATTGATCTCTCAAACGCCCGCGTCCAGGCAACTTCGGCCGCAGTACGCCGCGGGCACACTGCTCGTGAAGCGCGCCCGCGACAGCATATCCGGCGATGACGGCTTGCGCATCCTTGTGGATAGGCTGTGGCCGATCGGGATGACCAAGAGGCGCGTTGGGGCTGACCTATGGCTGCGTGAAGCGGGCCCGAGCATCGCGTTGAATCGCTGCCATTGCCATTTCCTTACATCCAGCGGCTGGGCTTCGTTCAGTCGCAGATATCGGGCAGAACTTGCGCAGCGCGAAGATCTGTTGTGTTTGCTTGATGATCTGCTTTGCCGCAGCCGATTGACTCTTCTGTCCGACACGAGCGACGTTATACACAGCAACGCGGCGGTGTTGCGCGACGTGCTGAACGAGCGGAGAGCCAGGGCGGACGCGCGGTAG
- a CDS encoding DUF4158 domain-containing protein: MSSYHLRFVGADHLPRTLSEFDVARFFHLAPDDAKAIKERFRADRRLGVAVQLVFLRASGRPLDRFAMVPRTLLQHLAKELGVTQTSIASLRSMYRRRETLYDHQRWAREQLGLGSCGDKELAALKAQLRGQANDAASIDELVNGAERWLFERCTLLPSDRLLRDAARKAFAVVEQAALEVIDAAVSASARTVCQTILFERIAGDEGQTVLEWLKTPAARHSPSTLADTMAKAPSNREDLMQRLRKLADRSSRHSVEAGTTWCRVAA, translated from the coding sequence GTGTCCAGCTACCACCTGCGTTTCGTCGGCGCCGATCACCTGCCCCGGACACTCTCCGAGTTCGATGTCGCGCGGTTTTTTCACCTCGCGCCGGATGACGCGAAGGCCATCAAGGAGCGCTTTCGCGCCGATCGACGACTCGGCGTGGCGGTGCAGTTGGTGTTTCTGCGCGCCAGCGGCCGCCCGCTGGATCGGTTCGCGATGGTCCCAAGGACGCTGCTGCAACACCTCGCCAAGGAACTTGGCGTCACGCAGACCAGCATTGCTTCCCTGCGCTCGATGTATCGACGCCGGGAAACCCTCTACGATCACCAGCGCTGGGCCCGCGAGCAGCTGGGCCTAGGCAGTTGCGGCGACAAGGAACTCGCCGCGCTGAAGGCCCAGCTCCGAGGCCAAGCCAATGATGCTGCCTCCATTGACGAGCTCGTCAATGGGGCCGAACGCTGGCTCTTCGAACGGTGCACCCTCCTCCCATCGGACCGCTTGTTGCGCGATGCGGCACGCAAGGCGTTCGCCGTCGTCGAGCAAGCGGCACTGGAAGTCATCGACGCCGCCGTGTCGGCGTCTGCGCGGACCGTCTGCCAAACCATCCTCTTTGAGCGAATTGCCGGCGATGAGGGCCAGACCGTTCTGGAGTGGCTGAAGACGCCCGCCGCGCGGCACAGCCCGAGCACCCTGGCGGACACGATGGCCAAGGCGCCTTCGAATAGGGAGGATCTCATGCAGCGGTTGCGTAAGTTGGCGGACCGGAGCAGCCGTCATTCGGTCGAGGCGGGCACGACGTGGTGCCGGGTCGCCGCCTGA
- a CDS encoding UvrD-helicase domain-containing protein: MTALWSDQKLGFLACAEHALALGGPGAGKTHVALVKARDEIRLGRLKPGQKVLFLSFARPTVARIIEKASELISREDLQWLEVSTYHGFAWTILRSHAYLLNGRLGVQLLPPPEAAAHLTDIDKNGHDAEKKRLFEQEGLLHFDLFARLVGELFQRSGRLAGIYSDSYPIVILDEFQDTNSDEWALIQQLGQRSRLIALADPDQRIYEFRGADPRRVGEFVETFQPKHFDFVGENHRSSGTDITTYGNDLLTGANKGRTYQQVRVNRYGFMYGKSLHFSTKAAVCAALTRLKNVPDKSIAILVPSKRLMLDLSDYLSSTADGLPELNHDVAMDAEPPALAAGVIATLLEGGAAADVASRMLGALNSHIRGRRGGKPTPQAELDLAGALSGFVATGKVRGAKRQLIVNEVRRISAERQKFQLTGDPAADWLHLRGLLASSSADALQQVATDARYLRLLHRGSVLRTNLGSLWRAQGGYQGAEEAVRSALVQEHFAAAQKDWRGIHLMTIHKSKGKEFDEVIIYDGMFQRIARARDDQKALAQDLLALRVGVTRAIRRTSILTPKRDPCPFL, from the coding sequence ATGACCGCCTTGTGGAGCGATCAGAAGCTGGGATTCTTGGCGTGCGCCGAACATGCCCTCGCGCTGGGCGGGCCTGGCGCCGGCAAAACGCATGTCGCATTGGTGAAGGCGCGGGACGAGATCCGATTGGGAAGGCTCAAACCAGGACAAAAGGTCCTGTTTCTGAGCTTCGCGAGGCCAACGGTCGCGCGCATCATCGAAAAGGCTTCGGAGCTGATCTCACGTGAGGATCTGCAATGGCTTGAGGTCAGCACGTACCACGGATTCGCATGGACTATTCTTCGGAGCCATGCCTATTTGCTGAACGGCAGGCTGGGCGTGCAACTATTGCCCCCACCTGAGGCGGCGGCGCACCTGACCGACATCGATAAGAACGGCCATGATGCCGAGAAGAAGCGGCTTTTCGAGCAAGAGGGACTTCTGCATTTCGACCTGTTTGCCCGCCTGGTTGGCGAACTGTTTCAAAGGAGCGGTCGGCTGGCCGGTATCTATTCCGACAGCTATCCCATCGTCATCCTCGACGAATTTCAAGATACGAACAGCGATGAATGGGCGCTGATTCAGCAACTCGGGCAACGTAGTCGGCTGATCGCACTCGCTGATCCCGACCAGCGCATTTACGAGTTTCGAGGTGCGGACCCAAGGCGGGTAGGCGAGTTCGTGGAGACTTTCCAACCGAAGCACTTTGATTTCGTCGGCGAGAACCACCGTAGTAGCGGTACCGACATCACGACCTATGGGAACGACCTTCTCACGGGGGCGAACAAGGGCAGGACCTACCAGCAGGTCAGGGTCAACCGCTATGGGTTCATGTATGGAAAGAGTCTGCACTTCAGCACCAAGGCCGCGGTGTGCGCAGCCCTTACACGACTGAAGAACGTTCCTGATAAGTCCATCGCCATCCTCGTGCCATCTAAGCGGCTGATGCTTGATTTGTCCGACTATCTGTCTTCCACGGCTGACGGCTTGCCGGAGTTAAACCATGACGTTGCGATGGATGCAGAGCCGCCAGCGCTAGCCGCTGGTGTGATAGCAACGCTGCTGGAGGGAGGCGCGGCGGCCGACGTGGCGAGTCGGATGCTCGGAGCCCTTAACTCCCATATTCGCGGACGGCGCGGAGGCAAGCCCACGCCACAGGCGGAACTCGACCTCGCAGGCGCTCTCAGTGGCTTTGTAGCAACTGGAAAGGTCCGCGGTGCTAAGCGCCAGCTGATCGTCAATGAGGTCCGACGAATCTCAGCGGAGCGACAGAAATTTCAATTGACGGGTGATCCTGCGGCAGACTGGCTCCACCTTCGTGGTCTTCTGGCGTCGTCGTCCGCAGACGCGTTACAGCAAGTGGCAACGGACGCGCGCTACCTTCGGCTTCTGCACCGCGGCTCAGTGCTGCGGACCAACTTAGGCAGTCTTTGGCGCGCACAGGGAGGGTACCAAGGTGCTGAGGAGGCGGTGCGAAGCGCCCTAGTGCAGGAGCATTTCGCGGCGGCTCAGAAGGACTGGCGCGGCATTCACCTGATGACGATCCACAAGTCGAAGGGTAAGGAGTTCGACGAGGTCATCATCTACGACGGCATGTTTCAGCGCATTGCCAGGGCACGAGATGACCAAAAAGCCTTGGCACAGGACCTATTGGCGCTGCGGGTCGGTGTAACTCGTGCTATTCGTCGTACCAGCATCCTGACGCCGAAACGCGATCCGTGCCCTTTCCTATGA
- a CDS encoding RrF2 family transcriptional regulator: MRLTVMTDYALRLLMYVAQRQDRLCTISEIAEAYGISEAHLMKVTHQLAVHGWIETVRGKGGGMRLAHSPAEINLGTVVRNMEADFNLVECFASDSSCLLTGRCALASVLHAALEGFLQHLDARTLGDLLPPKVTFLPPIGRGRAMPKIIGARNA; encoded by the coding sequence ATGCGGTTGACTGTGATGACCGACTACGCGCTGCGTCTACTCATGTACGTAGCTCAAAGACAGGACAGGTTGTGCACGATCAGCGAGATTGCCGAGGCCTACGGTATCTCGGAAGCTCACCTGATGAAGGTGACACACCAGTTGGCCGTCCATGGCTGGATCGAGACGGTTCGCGGCAAAGGGGGCGGAATGCGACTGGCTCATTCACCCGCGGAGATCAACCTTGGGACCGTGGTCCGCAACATGGAGGCGGATTTCAATCTGGTCGAATGCTTCGCCTCCGATAGTTCCTGCCTGCTGACAGGCCGGTGTGCTCTTGCGAGCGTGCTGCATGCAGCACTGGAAGGATTCCTTCAGCATCTGGACGCACGCACACTCGGCGACCTTCTGCCCCCCAAGGTCACTTTTCTTCCTCCAATCGGAAGAGGAAGGGCCATGCCGAAGATCATCGGGGCGCGAAATGCTTGA
- the acs gene encoding acetate--CoA ligase, translated as MATNELVFPVPGQWKWRAWMDEPTYRKAYERSLREPDEFWAEQAESLDWMERPSLIRDVSFEPGELRIRWFGDGVLNACVNCVDRHLHDGARPAIIWEGDDPAESRTISYAELHAEVCRLANGLKAMGVAKGDRVMIYLPMVPEAAVAMLACARIGAIHSVVFAGFSPDSLAGRIQDCKPAVLITADEGVRGGRCLPMKANADEALKQCPGVRTCVVLQRTGGAIGWTEGRDLWYHALLERQDPSCEPEAMGAEDPLFILYTSGSTGKPKGVLHTTGGYLLSASLTHKLVLDYHPGDVFWCTADVGWVTGHSYIVYGPLANGATTVMFEGVPNYPDSGRFWQVIDKHRVSIFYTSPTALRSLMRDGEMPVLRSSRTSLRLLGTVGEPINLEAWLWYYNVVGKARCPIVDTWWQTETGAIVIAPLPGAIATKPGSATLPFFGVEPVIVDEQGRVLEGACDGMLCLRDGGPGMLRTIYRDPGRFVETYFSAYPGLYFTGDGARRDADGYYWITGRVDDVVNVSGHRLGTVEIESALAAHPKVVEAAVVGYSHALKGQGIYAFVTLQGSAQPSVALRRDLEQRVRKGIGPVAVPDAIQWATQLPKTRSGKIMRRLLRKIAASQTSDLGDTSTLADPSVLDDLVIGRLTIASDSSVPRDRSDLPCTH; from the coding sequence GTGGCGACTAACGAACTGGTATTTCCGGTGCCGGGCCAATGGAAGTGGCGCGCTTGGATGGACGAGCCGACATACCGCAAGGCGTACGAACGCTCTTTGCGCGAACCGGACGAGTTCTGGGCCGAACAGGCCGAATCCCTGGATTGGATGGAGAGGCCCTCACTGATTCGGGATGTCTCGTTCGAGCCCGGCGAGCTACGCATCCGGTGGTTTGGAGACGGCGTGCTCAATGCCTGCGTGAACTGCGTGGACCGGCACTTGCACGACGGGGCGCGGCCCGCGATCATCTGGGAAGGCGACGATCCGGCGGAGAGCCGCACGATCAGCTACGCCGAACTTCACGCAGAGGTCTGCCGCCTGGCAAACGGTTTGAAGGCCATGGGGGTGGCGAAGGGTGATCGCGTGATGATCTACCTTCCGATGGTGCCAGAGGCGGCGGTGGCGATGCTCGCCTGCGCGCGCATCGGCGCGATCCATTCGGTGGTGTTTGCTGGCTTCTCGCCGGATTCTCTTGCCGGCCGGATACAGGATTGCAAGCCCGCGGTCTTGATCACCGCCGACGAAGGCGTGCGCGGCGGCCGTTGCCTGCCGATGAAGGCGAACGCCGATGAAGCCCTGAAGCAATGCCCGGGCGTAAGGACCTGCGTGGTCTTGCAGCGAACGGGCGGCGCGATTGGCTGGACCGAAGGCAGGGACCTTTGGTACCACGCGCTACTCGAACGCCAGGACCCATCGTGCGAGCCTGAAGCCATGGGCGCTGAAGACCCGCTATTCATCCTGTACACGTCAGGTTCGACAGGCAAGCCCAAGGGTGTGCTGCACACGACTGGCGGATACCTGCTTTCGGCTTCGTTGACGCACAAACTCGTGCTGGACTACCACCCGGGTGACGTCTTCTGGTGTACCGCCGATGTCGGGTGGGTCACAGGGCACAGCTACATCGTCTATGGTCCGCTTGCCAATGGCGCAACCACGGTAATGTTCGAGGGCGTGCCGAACTACCCCGACAGCGGACGGTTCTGGCAGGTCATCGACAAGCACAGGGTCAGCATCTTCTACACGTCGCCGACGGCGCTTCGGTCGCTCATGCGCGATGGCGAGATGCCAGTGCTGCGCAGCAGTCGCACGTCGCTGCGGCTTCTTGGCACAGTTGGCGAGCCGATCAACCTTGAGGCTTGGCTCTGGTACTACAACGTGGTGGGAAAGGCGCGCTGCCCGATCGTCGACACCTGGTGGCAGACAGAGACTGGCGCCATTGTGATCGCGCCATTGCCCGGTGCCATTGCGACTAAGCCCGGCTCGGCCACGCTGCCTTTCTTCGGGGTCGAACCGGTGATCGTTGATGAGCAGGGACGTGTCCTCGAAGGTGCTTGCGATGGCATGCTGTGCTTGCGCGACGGGGGACCTGGAATGCTACGAACCATCTACCGCGACCCGGGACGATTCGTGGAAACGTACTTCAGCGCCTACCCGGGCCTCTACTTCACGGGTGATGGCGCGCGGCGCGATGCAGACGGCTACTACTGGATCACAGGGCGCGTTGATGACGTAGTAAATGTGTCCGGGCATCGGCTCGGGACGGTGGAGATCGAGAGCGCCTTAGCGGCGCATCCGAAAGTTGTCGAGGCCGCCGTCGTCGGCTACTCCCATGCTCTTAAAGGTCAAGGCATCTACGCATTCGTGACGCTGCAAGGCAGTGCGCAACCGAGCGTCGCGCTTCGCAGGGATCTCGAGCAACGGGTGCGCAAAGGGATCGGGCCGGTAGCGGTACCCGATGCGATCCAGTGGGCGACGCAGTTGCCAAAGACCAGATCCGGAAAGATCATGCGGCGGCTGCTGCGAAAGATTGCGGCCAGCCAGACGTCGGATCTGGGCGACACGTCGACCTTGGCGGATCCTTCCGTGCTTGACGACTTGGTTATCGGTCGGCTCACCATCGCGTCTGACTCGTCCGTGCCGCGTGATCGAAGTGACCTGCCGTGCACTCATTGA
- a CDS encoding universal stress protein, translating to MFHRILVATDGSELADKAVSSAIDLAAENAAELVALTVVPRYARSYFDGVMVFNDEEIARIEGQSAKVAQGRLDEVGKRAEARGVRAKTSTVVSDLVAEAIIAASKKHESDLIVMASHGRKGLARLLLGSETQHVLTHSKLPVLVLR from the coding sequence ATGTTCCACAGGATACTAGTTGCGACCGATGGTTCGGAACTCGCAGACAAGGCCGTCAGCAGCGCCATCGATCTTGCCGCGGAGAACGCGGCCGAACTGGTGGCGCTTACAGTAGTGCCGCGTTACGCGCGGAGTTACTTCGATGGCGTGATGGTGTTCAATGATGAAGAGATCGCACGCATCGAAGGCCAGTCTGCCAAGGTAGCGCAGGGCAGACTCGATGAGGTCGGCAAGCGGGCCGAAGCGCGCGGTGTAAGAGCCAAGACCAGCACCGTTGTCTCCGACCTTGTAGCCGAAGCAATCATCGCGGCATCGAAGAAGCACGAGAGCGACCTGATTGTCATGGCATCGCACGGCCGAAAAGGACTTGCCCGACTGTTGCTCGGAAGTGAAACGCAGCACGTCCTGACCCACTCGAAGTTGCCGGTGCTCGTGCTGCGCTAA
- a CDS encoding LysR family transcriptional regulator, with product MDINLARTFLEIVETGSFLRAAERLHVTQTAVSARVRTLEELLGRKLFVRNKSGATLTPAGVRFRRSASTLVQVWERARQQVGMPPGRRAVLTVGCELSLWDPLLLNWLLWMRTSAPHLALRTEVGFPEDLLNRVAEGVLDIAIVYAPHQRPGLRIELLIEEKLVMVTTSKCSQVPRPADYVYVDWGPDFAAQHSLAFPQLSNAGVSAGLGPLGREYLLRAGGAGYFRLDVISEHLKSGRLHRVRGAPEFLYPAYAVYAASADAKIVNPAVAGLRHVARPASAPRALRTSRN from the coding sequence ATGGACATCAATCTCGCTCGAACCTTCCTGGAGATTGTCGAGACGGGCAGTTTCCTTCGCGCTGCAGAGAGACTGCATGTGACTCAAACAGCAGTCAGTGCGCGGGTGAGGACGTTGGAGGAACTGCTCGGCCGAAAGCTCTTTGTGCGCAACAAATCGGGCGCCACACTCACTCCTGCCGGCGTGCGGTTCCGTCGCTCCGCTTCAACCCTTGTTCAGGTCTGGGAACGGGCGCGCCAACAGGTCGGCATGCCACCGGGGCGCCGTGCCGTACTGACGGTCGGGTGTGAGCTCAGCCTGTGGGATCCGCTCCTGCTCAACTGGCTGTTATGGATGCGGACGTCTGCTCCGCACCTCGCACTTCGAACAGAGGTTGGATTTCCAGAGGATCTGCTCAACCGCGTGGCAGAAGGCGTTCTCGACATCGCGATCGTCTACGCACCCCATCAGCGGCCGGGTCTTCGGATCGAACTGCTCATTGAGGAGAAGCTCGTCATGGTCACAACTTCAAAATGCAGCCAGGTGCCGCGCCCGGCCGACTACGTTTATGTGGACTGGGGGCCGGACTTTGCGGCGCAACACAGCTTGGCATTCCCGCAACTTTCCAATGCCGGTGTGAGCGCCGGACTTGGGCCGCTCGGTCGCGAGTACCTCCTTAGGGCCGGCGGCGCAGGTTACTTTCGACTTGACGTGATAAGTGAACATCTGAAAAGCGGGCGACTGCATCGCGTACGCGGTGCCCCTGAGTTCCTCTACCCGGCTTACGCGGTATACGCCGCGAGCGCAGATGCCAAGATCGTCAACCCTGCAGTTGCTGGACTCCGCCATGTGGCCAGGCCGGCTTCCGCACCGCGCGCTCTTCGAACGTCTCGAAACTGA
- a CDS encoding group III truncated hemoglobin translates to MTLLVHSFYKKVREDAMLGPIFEAHVKDWDRHLATMVDFWSSALRGTARYRGAPLPKHVAIPELRIELFHQWLSLFRETTQSLDNADLQARADDLAHRIAGSLWYGCQARHASERMIADVTDVGRQPTRRRDLSPVALQRPTAQRDQAN, encoded by the coding sequence GTGACACTACTCGTTCACTCGTTCTATAAGAAGGTGCGCGAAGATGCGATGCTTGGCCCGATCTTTGAGGCTCACGTCAAGGACTGGGACCGCCACTTGGCAACGATGGTCGACTTCTGGTCGTCGGCACTGCGAGGCACGGCTAGGTATCGAGGCGCGCCGCTGCCTAAGCATGTAGCCATACCCGAGTTGCGAATCGAGCTATTCCATCAATGGCTCAGTCTGTTTCGCGAAACCACGCAGTCTTTGGATAATGCCGATCTGCAGGCACGCGCCGACGATCTCGCGCATCGCATCGCTGGAAGCTTGTGGTATGGCTGCCAGGCGCGCCATGCGTCCGAACGGATGATCGCGGACGTCACTGATGTCGGTAGGCAACCGACTAGGCGGCGCGACTTGTCCCCGGTAGCGCTACAACGACCTACAGCGCAACGTGACCAAGCAAACTGA